GCTTGAGCTGTTTTATCTGCCTGATCTGCGAGTTCAGCCGAATATTCTTCATAAACTCCATCAGATTCTTTTTTAAGATTTTTTGGAACTTGTGCTAAATCATTTTTGCTTTTGCTTCTAGAATGCTGACTGTTTGCTCTGCCCATTTTTTAGCCCCCCTGAAGTTAGCTTGAACATTCATATGTTCATTGCTTAGTTTTATCTCAACTGGAGGATGGTATGCTGGCAGTTAATGACTTGATTTGCTGTTTATGTATCCGCCTGCACGGTCAGCCATTTTAAATGCTCTTGAATAGGTTACTTCCTGTGCACCGCTTAAAGAATTGCGGGTTTTTTCGCGTTTTCTTTTATCAGCCATTTCGTTCACCCTTTCTTTTATGTGTCAGCACTATTTTTGTCATCTTTCATGAATCTCATACAAAAAAACCTGCTCAAGAAGATAAGCAGGTTTTGTATCATTATGCTTCTTTAAGATGCTGTTCCCCGGTTTCAGCGGCAGTACGCATCGTATAGAAGGTATATAGGTCTTTTGAAATTTCGTATAAGTTATAAATATCCTCGCCCTGATTGATTTCGTCGAGAAGAGGCTTTCTTGTTTCATTGGCATTTACGACATAAGGCAGCTTTTCAGCGGCTTTTGTTGAGCGAATGTTTTTCTTTCTGATGCGGAGAAAAATCCGTTCAATGTCAAGGTCAAAAAAGAGTTCATTGAAAAAAGCATCTTTAGCAGCCTGGTTATAGCCTTTTCCGTGAAATGGCTTCCCCAGCCATGTACCAAGAAACCCCGCATTGTCCTGAACATCAAATAAACTGATCGTTCCGATTGGAGAGCCCCATTCATCGAGAATGGTACGTGAAATCAATTCCCCGCGCTCTTCTGCTTCAATCGTTTGTTTGGTTAAAAATAGATATTCATCAATTGATGCAGCTTTGTGGCGCACAAAAGGGAAGACATCAGGGTGAACCATTTGATCATAGAGCGGCTGACTGTCTTGAATATCACGTTTTTTTAGCATCTGCTATCCCTCCAACCAGAGGGCAGACTTACAGACTTGTCGTGTTGAAGTCCCACCCTCGAAATTTTTTAAATTAGATAAAAAAATTTCGGGGTGGGAATCGAACCCACTAGGACCAGTTTACTGGTGGCGCACCATTTGCCTTCCCA
The window above is part of the Metabacillus dongyingensis genome. Proteins encoded here:
- a CDS encoding YfhD family protein, which gives rise to MGRANSQHSRSKSKNDLAQVPKNLKKESDGVYEEYSAELADQADKTAQARAKAADERQGK
- a CDS encoding YfhE family protein — its product is MADKRKREKTRNSLSGAQEVTYSRAFKMADRAGGYINSKSSH
- a CDS encoding GNAT family N-acetyltransferase, translated to MLKKRDIQDSQPLYDQMVHPDVFPFVRHKAASIDEYLFLTKQTIEAEERGELISRTILDEWGSPIGTISLFDVQDNAGFLGTWLGKPFHGKGYNQAAKDAFFNELFFDLDIERIFLRIRKKNIRSTKAAEKLPYVVNANETRKPLLDEINQGEDIYNLYEISKDLYTFYTMRTAAETGEQHLKEA